From Equus asinus isolate D_3611 breed Donkey chromosome 14, EquAss-T2T_v2, whole genome shotgun sequence, one genomic window encodes:
- the C1QTNF8 gene encoding complement C1q tumor necrosis factor-related protein 8: MALAPVAAPALLLLLALPARAWPGLGLPRRPCVHCCRPAWPPAAPGPHAPMSDGEEWVWPPRVQPTIDISILKGAKGEAGLRGRTGRSGKEGPPGSRGPRGRKGQKGQAGPPGAPCQRAYAAFSVGRREGLHSSDDFQAVTFDTELVNLDSAFDLASGRFLCAVPGIYFLSLNVHTWNYKETYLHVMCNRRATAVLYAQPSERSVMQTQSLLLPLDAGDTVWVRMFQRDRDNAIYGEHGDLYITFSGHLVKPATEL; this comes from the exons ATG GCTCTGGCCCCAGtggcagcccctgccctcctgctcctcctggcaTTGCCTGCccgggcctggcctggcctggggctgccccGGAGGCCGTGTGTGCACTGCTGCCGCCCCGCCTGGCCGCCGGCCGCCCCTGGCCCGCACGCCCCCATGAGCGACGGGGAGGAGTGGGTGTGGCCGCCTCGTGTGCAGCCCACCATCGACATCTCAATCCTCAAAG GTGCAAAGGGCGAAGCAGGGCTTAGAGGTCGCACCGGCAGGAGTGGGAAGGAGGGCCCGCCAGGCTCCCGGGGCCCCCGCGGCCGCAAGGGTCAGAAGGGGCAGGCGGGGCCGCCAGGCGCCCCATGCCAGCGAGCCTACGCGGCCTTCTCGGTGGGCCGGCGAGAGGGGCTGCACAGCTCCGACGACTTCCAGGCCGTGACCTTCGACACGGAGCTGGTGAACCTGGACAGCGCCTTTGACCTGGCCTCCGGTCGCTTCCTCTGTGCCGTGCCCGGCATCTACTTCCTCAGCCTCAACGTGCACACCTGGAACTACAAGGAGACCTATCTGCACGTCATGTGCAACCGGCGGGCCACCGCCGTGCTGTACGCGCAGCCCAGCGAGCGCAGCGTCATGCAGACCCAGAgcctgctgctgccgctggaTGCCGGCGACACCGTCTGGGTGCGCATGTTCCAGCGTGACCGTGACAACGCCATCTACGGTGAGCACGGCGACCTCTACATCACCTTCAGCGGCCACCTGGTCAAGCCAGCCACTGAGCTCTAG